In Candidatus Dormiibacterota bacterium, one DNA window encodes the following:
- the hisH gene encoding imidazole glycerol phosphate synthase subunit HisH: protein MIALIDYGGGNLRSVENALARLDATCTIALAPEDLAHARAIIFPGVGAAAPAMASLRGRGLDEAVIAAIRNGVPFLGICLGMQLLFEWSAEDGAACLGIFPGTVELMKTEEKLPHVGWNTVECVRPHPVLDGMEGEAFYFVHSYVVVPRYPAVTAAETTHGVPFVSAIARQGLVGVQFHPERSGTAGLRLLENFLRFADAEAAA, encoded by the coding sequence ATGATCGCGCTCATCGACTACGGTGGCGGCAACCTGCGCAGCGTGGAGAATGCGCTGGCGCGCCTCGACGCGACCTGCACCATCGCTCTGGCCCCCGAGGATCTGGCCCACGCGCGGGCCATCATCTTTCCGGGGGTTGGCGCGGCGGCGCCGGCAATGGCCAGCCTGCGGGGGCGCGGCCTCGATGAGGCCGTCATTGCTGCCATTCGCAACGGTGTCCCATTCCTTGGGATCTGCCTGGGGATGCAGCTCCTCTTCGAGTGGAGCGCCGAGGACGGCGCCGCCTGCCTGGGCATCTTTCCCGGCACGGTGGAGCTGATGAAAACGGAGGAGAAACTGCCCCACGTCGGCTGGAATACCGTCGAATGCGTCCGGCCGCACCCGGTGCTGGACGGGATGGAGGGTGAGGCCTTCTACTTCGTCCACTCCTACGTGGTCGTGCCACGATATCCTGCGGTCACTGCCGCCGAGACGACGCACGGCGTTCCGTTCGTCAGTGCGATCGCTCGCCAGGGTCTGGTCGGTGTGCAGTTCCATCCCGAACGAAGCGGGACCGCCGGGTTGCGCCTGCTCGAGAACTTCCTGCGCTTCGCGGATGCCGAGGCGGCGGCCTAG
- the hisF gene encoding imidazole glycerol phosphate synthase subunit HisF, which translates to MLLKRIIPCLDTARGRVVKGTHFQQLRDQGDPVALARKYSEDGADELTFLDIDATPEGRATLVELVERTAHEVFIPLTVGGGIHDVDEIRTLLRAGADKISIQTAAVQRPALITEGARAFGSQCIVVAIDAKRVTGNGWMVFTHGGQTPAGLEAVGWAIEAQRRGAGEILLTSIDADGTQAGYDLELTRAVVDAVQIPVIASGGAGHPKDLVAVLNEGKADAALAASIFHSGAFPIPQTKAYLADHGIPVRR; encoded by the coding sequence ATGTTGCTCAAGCGGATCATCCCCTGCCTCGACACCGCCCGCGGGCGAGTCGTCAAGGGGACGCATTTCCAGCAGCTGCGGGACCAGGGAGATCCGGTCGCCCTGGCCCGGAAATATTCCGAGGACGGCGCCGACGAGCTCACCTTCCTCGACATTGACGCAACACCGGAGGGCCGGGCGACGCTGGTCGAGCTCGTAGAGCGGACGGCTCACGAGGTCTTCATTCCCCTTACCGTTGGCGGCGGCATCCACGATGTCGATGAGATCCGGACCCTGCTGCGCGCGGGAGCGGACAAAATCTCGATCCAGACGGCGGCGGTGCAGCGACCGGCGCTGATCACCGAGGGCGCGCGCGCGTTCGGTTCGCAATGCATCGTCGTGGCGATCGACGCGAAACGGGTCACCGGGAATGGATGGATGGTCTTCACCCACGGGGGGCAGACTCCGGCGGGGCTCGAGGCGGTCGGCTGGGCGATCGAGGCCCAGCGCCGAGGCGCCGGTGAGATCCTGCTGACCAGCATCGACGCCGATGGCACGCAGGCCGGCTACGACCTCGAGCTCACCCGCGCGGTGGTCGACGCCGTGCAGATTCCGGTCATCGCCTCAGGCGGCGCCGGTCACCCGAAAGACCTCGTCGCGGTGCTCAACGAGGGGAAGGCTGATGCCGCGCTGGCGGCGTCCATCTTCCACAGCGGTGCGTTTCCCATCCCACAAACCAAGGCGTACCTGGCCGACCACGGCATCCCAGTGCGGAGATGA
- the hisIE gene encoding bifunctional phosphoribosyl-AMP cyclohydrolase/phosphoribosyl-ATP diphosphatase HisIE, producing MNVPDVGSLTFDERGLIVAVAQDRAAGTVLMVAYMDREALARTVDSGEAHFWSRSRQAPWHKGATSGNVLHVEEIQADCDADALLLSVHPSGPACHTGQRSCFAQPASILDQLDATLRDREAQRPPGSYSAKLFDGGRTAILRKVGEESVEVLLAGAQESDEALTNEVADLWFHTSLLLRDRGLSLAAVLEVLAQRHPASPR from the coding sequence ATGAACGTGCCTGACGTCGGGAGCCTGACATTCGACGAGCGCGGCCTGATCGTCGCCGTCGCCCAGGATCGAGCGGCCGGCACCGTCTTGATGGTGGCGTACATGGACCGGGAGGCGCTGGCCCGAACGGTCGACAGTGGCGAGGCGCACTTCTGGAGCCGCAGCCGGCAAGCGCCGTGGCACAAAGGGGCGACCTCGGGCAACGTGCTGCACGTCGAGGAGATCCAGGCCGACTGCGATGCCGACGCGCTCCTCCTCTCGGTTCATCCCTCGGGCCCGGCATGCCACACGGGGCAGCGCTCGTGCTTTGCGCAGCCGGCCTCGATCCTCGACCAGCTCGACGCGACCCTGCGCGACCGAGAGGCGCAGCGACCGCCGGGGTCCTACTCCGCGAAACTTTTCGACGGAGGGCGTACCGCGATCCTCCGCAAAGTAGGAGAGGAGTCGGTCGAAGTCCTGCTGGCCGGCGCTCAAGAAAGTGACGAGGCGCTAACCAACGAAGTCGCCGATCTCTGGTTTCACACGAGCCTGCTACTGCGGGATCGCGGCCTCAGCCTGGCCGCGGTGCTCGAAGTCCTGGCACAACGGCACCCCGCTTCGCCGCGCTGA
- a CDS encoding ester cyclase, translating into MPTIVTDPKVLAAKYNHAFNSHDEATLRSLIAPNARFSAPGDVRLEGKDAVIGYSNGWMKALPDAKINVTHEIVSGPWIVQEFTFAGTHTGPLTGPMGTIQATNRKVSGQCVSITRYENDLAVESRLYFDVVQLLTQLGVMPVSSKN; encoded by the coding sequence ATGCCTACCATCGTCACCGATCCCAAGGTACTTGCCGCCAAGTACAATCACGCGTTCAACAGCCACGATGAGGCCACGCTTCGGTCCCTGATCGCGCCGAACGCCCGCTTCAGCGCCCCCGGCGACGTCCGCCTCGAGGGCAAAGACGCCGTCATCGGCTATTCGAATGGCTGGATGAAGGCACTGCCCGACGCGAAGATCAACGTCACGCACGAGATCGTGAGCGGCCCATGGATCGTCCAGGAGTTCACGTTCGCGGGTACCCACACCGGCCCGCTGACCGGCCCCATGGGCACCATCCAGGCCACCAACCGCAAGGTCTCAGGCCAGTGCGTGTCGATCACTCGCTACGAGAATGACCTCGCCGTCGAGAGCCGTCTGTACTTCGACGTGGTCCAGCTGCTCACCCAGCTTGGCGTGATGCCGGTTTCCTCGAAGAACTAA
- a CDS encoding prolyl oligopeptidase family serine peptidase, protein MSKTEVEAVFHHLHARQSAGWKGRSGREQLRRTRVTLLAMLALAGALIASAVPAGASGGTETGAIGGANFIIEMPSVPWNGTLVLYSHGYVTPGSPLVARDAGDPATAGWLLANGYAIAGSSYSQNGWALQQAFHDQIALLDHFRSEHRDLKRTIAWGHSLGGMITAGLVQLFPQRFAGAIPMCGVVAGGPGVWNSGLDAEFVFKTLLAPTSALQLVNITHQGFGPGSNFQLAEGILAGAQGTAAGRARLALVAAVADTPGWFTTGSPQPAQSDFASREKNQFLWDQQVTFAFSFALRADLESRAGGNPSWNTGVDYEKLLDHSINKDEVRALYQQAGLSLEADLDTLAATPRVAAKSTALRYLEKYIVYNGDLDMPVLTMHTIGDGLVLPQDEQAYASVVRSDGDQSLLRQVFVSRAGHCAFTPGETIAAFQTLIGRLKTGRWGDSTSPAGLNAIATGLGAPFNPLPAAFVNFRPSQFLRPFDARNLDEGGDHRAS, encoded by the coding sequence ATGAGCAAAACGGAAGTCGAGGCCGTCTTCCATCACTTGCACGCTCGGCAGAGCGCCGGGTGGAAAGGACGTTCAGGGAGGGAACAATTGAGACGTACCCGCGTGACCTTGCTGGCGATGCTCGCCCTAGCGGGCGCCTTGATCGCGAGCGCCGTGCCGGCGGGCGCCTCCGGCGGCACTGAGACGGGCGCCATCGGCGGCGCCAACTTCATCATCGAGATGCCGAGTGTGCCCTGGAACGGGACACTCGTGCTTTACAGCCACGGCTATGTGACCCCTGGAAGCCCGCTCGTCGCGCGAGACGCCGGCGATCCAGCAACGGCGGGCTGGCTGCTCGCCAACGGCTACGCGATAGCCGGGTCCTCATATAGCCAGAACGGGTGGGCTCTCCAGCAGGCGTTCCACGATCAGATCGCGCTGCTCGACCACTTCAGGTCCGAGCATCGGGACCTCAAGCGCACCATCGCCTGGGGACACTCCCTGGGCGGGATGATCACGGCCGGCCTGGTCCAGCTCTTCCCCCAGCGATTCGCGGGTGCCATTCCGATGTGCGGGGTGGTGGCCGGGGGGCCTGGGGTCTGGAACTCGGGCCTCGACGCTGAATTCGTTTTCAAGACCTTGCTGGCGCCCACCTCGGCGCTGCAGCTCGTGAATATCACCCATCAGGGCTTCGGTCCAGGCAGCAACTTCCAGCTCGCCGAGGGCATCCTTGCGGGCGCCCAGGGCACGGCGGCCGGCCGGGCAAGGCTAGCGCTGGTGGCCGCGGTCGCCGACACCCCCGGCTGGTTCACCACCGGCTCGCCGCAGCCGGCGCAAAGCGACTTCGCGAGCCGCGAGAAGAACCAGTTCCTCTGGGACCAACAGGTCACCTTCGCCTTCTCCTTCGCTCTCCGCGCCGACCTCGAGAGCCGGGCCGGGGGCAACCCCTCCTGGAACACGGGCGTCGATTACGAGAAGCTCCTCGACCACTCGATCAACAAAGACGAGGTGCGCGCCCTCTACCAGCAGGCCGGCCTGAGCCTGGAGGCCGACCTCGACACCCTCGCCGCGACTCCCAGGGTGGCGGCCAAGTCGACCGCGCTCCGCTACCTCGAAAAGTACATCGTCTACAACGGCGACCTCGACATGCCGGTGCTGACCATGCACACCATCGGCGACGGCCTGGTCCTGCCGCAAGATGAGCAGGCCTACGCCAGCGTCGTCCGCTCGGATGGGGACCAGTCCCTCCTGCGCCAAGTCTTCGTGAGCCGCGCGGGACACTGCGCCTTCACGCCAGGCGAGACGATCGCCGCCTTTCAGACCCTGATCGGAAGGCTCAAGACCGGGCGTTGGGGCGATTCGACGTCGCCCGCCGGACTGAACGCCATCGCCACCGGCCTCGGGGCGCCGTTCAACCCGCTGCCCGCCGCGTTCGTGAACTTCCGCCCCTCGCAGTTCCTGCGTCCGTTCGACGCGCGGAACCTCGACGAGGGCGGCGACCACCGGGCCTCGTAA